The following proteins come from a genomic window of Anaerohalosphaeraceae bacterium:
- a CDS encoding ATP-binding protein produces the protein MKEESSRQSVSFRLPTFWSEPGIWLTALAGLILSVFAFFGSLTAVERMAVRDFSQKAEAGGTAFRTLLERMFFDLGSLERFIECSEEVTAQEFRDFVEPILKNSPVLLSVSWFDISASEASNPSSVFRFGEPSVSGARQRELFWNPDPSVLRRAQQSRKPFVCYPDLDTNRPGLFRTAVCIPINPKNGESSAAAGACLVGLFEVGRFLNTRWAAEEGLSFALQDCSGNPDNVWLYGLRRLPPPAKWLDTFRINPAAFSYSETIPCGDRLWRLHCRPRANYQAGFVVQVPWMILSGGLFLSSMLTLYLWDLHKRNLRTEQLVALRTAELAEEKKKAEEWASRAEQANQAKSSFLANMSHEIRTPMNAILGFAELLCETHLDASQRHFLQLIVDSGKNLLGLINDILDFSKIEAGRLTVEKIPCALPDLLLSVKAMMEPAAMKKHLDFRIMPQGPIPAEIVTDPLRLRQCLINLLGNAVKFTSRGHVYLRLFVQTENERPVLCFAVEDTGIGIPPDRLEKIFEPFVQSDDSTTRHYGGTGLGLTITRRLTELMGGTLSVDSRVGEGSVFTLRLPADSPPGCTAVFSDELFEKGPSEAAVPEAQPIRLWGHVLVAEDAAASQILIRKLLEKYGLEVTIVDNGRHVVEEALKGSYDLILMDMHMPEMNGYDATRLLREQGCVIPIIALTASALKSDESKCLQAGCDGYLTKPINRAALLQTLQKYLLSERIPTSVQIARCEPSENPRD, from the coding sequence GTGAAAGAGGAATCGTCCAGACAGTCTGTTTCGTTTCGGCTGCCGACGTTCTGGTCGGAACCCGGAATCTGGCTGACGGCACTGGCGGGGCTGATTCTGTCTGTGTTTGCCTTTTTCGGCTCTCTGACGGCCGTGGAGCGGATGGCGGTTCGCGACTTTTCCCAAAAGGCCGAAGCCGGCGGAACGGCCTTTCGCACGCTTCTCGAGCGGATGTTTTTCGACCTCGGTTCGCTGGAGCGTTTTATTGAATGTTCCGAGGAAGTAACGGCACAGGAATTTCGGGATTTTGTCGAGCCGATTCTGAAGAACTCTCCTGTCCTTCTGTCCGTCAGCTGGTTTGACATTTCCGCTTCGGAGGCGTCAAATCCATCATCGGTTTTCCGATTCGGAGAGCCGTCGGTCAGCGGAGCCCGGCAGCGGGAACTCTTCTGGAATCCCGACCCGTCGGTCCTCCGGCGGGCCCAGCAGAGCAGAAAACCGTTTGTCTGCTATCCGGACCTGGATACAAACCGGCCCGGGCTTTTCCGGACAGCGGTCTGCATTCCGATAAACCCCAAGAACGGCGAATCCTCCGCTGCCGCCGGGGCATGCCTGGTGGGGCTGTTTGAGGTGGGGCGTTTTCTGAACACCCGATGGGCGGCGGAAGAGGGGCTGTCTTTTGCTCTGCAGGACTGCTCCGGCAATCCGGACAATGTCTGGCTTTACGGACTCCGCCGCCTTCCGCCGCCGGCAAAGTGGCTTGATACCTTCCGCATTAATCCCGCCGCATTTTCTTATTCAGAAACGATTCCCTGCGGCGATCGGCTCTGGCGGCTGCATTGCCGGCCGAGGGCCAATTACCAGGCGGGGTTTGTCGTGCAGGTGCCGTGGATGATTCTTTCGGGCGGGCTGTTTTTGTCTTCGATGCTCACGCTGTATTTGTGGGATTTGCATAAGCGCAACCTTCGTACGGAACAGCTTGTGGCTCTTCGGACTGCTGAGCTGGCCGAAGAAAAGAAGAAGGCGGAGGAGTGGGCAAGCCGGGCCGAGCAGGCCAATCAGGCCAAAAGTTCTTTTTTGGCCAATATGAGTCATGAAATCCGCACGCCGATGAACGCCATTCTGGGCTTTGCCGAGCTGCTCTGCGAGACGCATCTGGATGCTTCGCAGCGGCATTTTCTGCAGCTGATTGTGGACAGCGGAAAGAATCTGCTGGGCCTGATTAATGACATCCTCGATTTTTCGAAGATTGAGGCAGGCCGGCTGACGGTGGAGAAGATTCCGTGTGCCCTGCCGGATTTGCTCCTGAGCGTCAAGGCGATGATGGAGCCGGCGGCGATGAAGAAACACCTGGATTTTCGAATTATGCCGCAGGGGCCGATTCCGGCGGAAATCGTGACAGACCCTCTTCGGCTGCGTCAGTGTCTGATTAATCTGCTGGGCAATGCTGTGAAGTTTACCAGCCGGGGGCATGTGTATCTGCGTCTGTTTGTTCAGACGGAAAACGAGCGGCCGGTTCTCTGTTTTGCCGTGGAGGATACCGGGATTGGAATTCCTCCCGACCGTCTGGAGAAAATATTTGAGCCCTTTGTGCAGTCCGATGACAGTACGACGCGGCATTACGGCGGCACGGGGCTGGGGCTGACGATTACCCGCCGGCTGACGGAATTGATGGGCGGCACCCTCAGCGTGGACAGTCGGGTCGGAGAGGGCTCGGTCTTTACACTGCGTCTTCCGGCAGACAGCCCGCCGGGCTGCACAGCGGTGTTTTCTGATGAGCTGTTTGAGAAGGGACCGTCGGAAGCAGCTGTTCCGGAGGCACAGCCGATTCGCCTCTGGGGCCATGTGCTTGTTGCCGAAGACGCTGCCGCCAGCCAGATTCTCATCCGCAAACTGCTCGAGAAGTACGGACTGGAGGTAACCATTGTCGACAACGGGAGGCATGTGGTTGAGGAAGCTTTGAAGGGTTCATACGACCTGATTCTGATGGATATGCACATGCCGGAGATGAACGGCTATGACGCCACGCGGCTCCTGCGGGAGCAGGGCTGCGTGATTCCGATTATCGCCCTGACGGCCAGCGCCTTAAAGAGCGACGAAAGCAAGTGCCTCCAGGCCGGCTGCGACGGCTACCTGACCAAACCGATTAACCGGGCCGCTTTGCTGCAGACCCTTCAGAAATATCTGCTCTCGGAGCGCATTCCCACGTCGGTTCAGATCGCTCGCTGCGAGCCATCCGAAAACCCGCGCGATTAA
- a CDS encoding response regulator: MMQSNFRKRLLSAASNRLFWLAAAVVGIVSVIGVYGIWHANIQMLDYLTIRQAQSGSAQTAALLKEFGEEIHLNIFLQAFLFLLVEFGLVICFLYMARQRRLKQRLEDLAVNLQGIVDAKGHLNLTPIGFDGTDEAAALARGVNALLEKIRPSYQALEETLTRQNRALEEIRSRRQQEIQRRRQAEKDLMLRQFIVDHAGEAVYLVEADGRIADVNDVACRWLGYSRSELLGMTIAQIDPHFPSENWPKHWETTRRQKQMLIETEHRRKDGTCFPVEIALTHFECDGKEYHCAFARDLTRRKQEEQIRIQEAEAVQAQQQALLQLTTMPAFINGDVEAVARYLTEAGARLLKVRRCSFWLYEERDNQLRCQDLYDARTGEHSSGFIVKGETCPDYLKALQTGRVIDADDAWRDPRTQDLLDTYLRPLGVVSLLDATVRFSGKFIGVFSTESVETKRHWTDLEIRFAAELADQISLVLLNRSYRQSERQARQEARSAVSANQAKSNFLASMSHEIRTPMNAILGFVDLLAQEPLSEEQMNYVKVIQNSACNLLSLLNDIIDFSKIEAGKMKVEIADCHLPGLLEDLDSMMRPQASRKNLDFQILQCQELPEKIRTDGLRLRQCLLNLLSNAVKFTEKGHVYLNVSKLDEDGQSWIQFAVEDTGIGISPEHHSSIFDAYIQVENRSGRGARGAGLGLAITRNLVHMLGGRLRLTSTPGVGSVFTLSLPLVPSPQANPLWNKYDAASLSGTAAEDNCLAGHVLVVEDNPSNQILISMLLKKMGLEVTLANDGLEGVQEARRQKYDVILMDMQMPRMNGYDATQTLRSEGCMTPIVAVTANAMKGDEEKCLQAGCDAYLSKPIDRKKLAQILRRYLGTSAKAELPVAAAAEAGPPNSPPSC, from the coding sequence ATGATGCAATCGAATTTTCGGAAAAGACTTTTGTCTGCGGCATCCAATCGGCTGTTCTGGCTGGCGGCTGCCGTCGTCGGTATTGTCAGCGTTATCGGAGTATACGGCATCTGGCATGCCAATATTCAGATGCTGGATTATCTGACCATCCGCCAGGCCCAGTCCGGCTCAGCTCAGACGGCGGCACTGCTGAAGGAGTTCGGTGAAGAAATTCATCTGAATATTTTTCTGCAGGCGTTTCTCTTTCTGCTGGTGGAGTTTGGGCTGGTCATCTGCTTTTTGTACATGGCCCGCCAGCGCCGTCTGAAACAGCGACTGGAAGACCTTGCCGTAAACCTCCAGGGCATTGTAGATGCGAAAGGACATCTGAATCTGACCCCCATCGGATTTGACGGGACGGATGAAGCAGCCGCACTGGCCCGCGGCGTGAATGCCCTTCTGGAGAAAATACGTCCGTCCTATCAGGCGCTCGAAGAAACGCTGACCCGTCAGAATCGGGCTCTCGAGGAGATTCGGAGCCGCCGTCAGCAGGAAATTCAGCGCCGCCGTCAGGCGGAAAAAGACCTGATGCTTCGCCAGTTTATCGTGGACCACGCCGGCGAGGCCGTCTATCTGGTGGAGGCAGACGGGCGGATTGCGGATGTCAACGACGTGGCCTGCCGCTGGCTGGGCTATTCGCGCAGCGAGCTGCTGGGGATGACGATTGCCCAAATTGACCCCCATTTCCCATCGGAAAACTGGCCGAAGCACTGGGAAACGACTCGGCGGCAGAAACAAATGCTGATTGAGACGGAGCACCGGCGCAAGGACGGCACGTGTTTTCCGGTGGAAATTGCCCTGACGCACTTTGAGTGCGACGGCAAAGAATATCATTGTGCATTTGCCAGAGACCTGACGCGGCGAAAACAGGAGGAGCAGATACGGATTCAGGAGGCCGAGGCCGTGCAGGCGCAGCAGCAGGCCCTCCTGCAGCTGACCACGATGCCGGCGTTTATCAACGGGGACGTGGAGGCGGTCGCCCGGTATCTGACAGAGGCAGGGGCACGGCTCCTGAAGGTCCGGCGATGCAGTTTCTGGCTGTATGAAGAGCGGGACAATCAGCTTCGCTGCCAGGATTTGTATGATGCCCGGACGGGAGAACACAGCAGCGGATTTATTGTCAAGGGCGAAACATGCCCGGACTATCTGAAGGCCCTGCAGACCGGCCGGGTGATTGATGCAGACGATGCCTGGAGAGACCCGCGCACGCAGGATTTGCTGGATACCTATCTGCGTCCGCTGGGGGTGGTCTCGCTGCTGGATGCCACCGTGCGTTTTTCCGGCAAGTTTATCGGCGTGTTCAGCACAGAGAGTGTGGAAACAAAACGACACTGGACCGATTTGGAAATTCGATTTGCCGCGGAACTGGCCGACCAGATTTCGCTGGTTCTGCTGAACCGTTCCTATCGTCAGTCGGAGCGGCAGGCTCGTCAGGAGGCCCGCTCGGCTGTTTCGGCCAATCAGGCCAAGAGCAACTTCCTGGCCAGCATGAGCCACGAAATCCGCACGCCGATGAACGCCATCCTCGGGTTTGTGGACCTGCTGGCGCAGGAGCCGCTCAGCGAAGAACAGATGAATTATGTCAAGGTCATTCAGAACAGCGCCTGCAATCTGCTGTCGCTGCTGAATGATATTATCGACTTTTCCAAAATCGAAGCCGGCAAGATGAAGGTGGAGATTGCGGACTGTCATCTGCCGGGGCTGCTGGAGGATTTGGACTCGATGATGCGTCCGCAGGCCAGCCGCAAGAATCTGGATTTTCAGATTCTCCAGTGTCAGGAGCTGCCGGAAAAGATTCGTACCGACGGGCTGCGGCTGCGTCAGTGTCTGCTGAATCTGCTTTCAAACGCCGTAAAGTTTACCGAAAAAGGTCATGTGTACCTGAATGTGTCCAAACTGGACGAAGACGGCCAGTCCTGGATTCAGTTTGCGGTGGAGGATACGGGCATCGGCATTTCGCCGGAGCATCATTCCTCGATTTTTGACGCCTATATTCAGGTGGAGAACCGTTCCGGGCGAGGAGCCAGGGGAGCGGGCCTGGGGCTGGCGATTACGCGGAATCTGGTGCATATGCTCGGGGGACGGCTGCGGCTGACGAGCACACCGGGGGTCGGTTCGGTGTTTACGCTGTCGCTGCCGCTGGTGCCTTCGCCGCAGGCCAATCCGCTCTGGAACAAATATGACGCGGCGTCTCTGTCCGGGACGGCGGCGGAGGACAACTGCCTGGCGGGGCACGTGCTGGTGGTGGAGGACAACCCGTCCAATCAGATTCTGATATCGATGCTGCTCAAAAAGATGGGGCTGGAGGTTACGCTGGCCAATGACGGACTGGAAGGCGTTCAGGAGGCCCGCCGGCAGAAATATGATGTGATTTTGATGGATATGCAGATGCCGCGGATGAACGGCTACGACGCCACCCAGACCCTTCGTTCAGAAGGGTGTATGACGCCGATTGTTGCTGTGACCGCCAATGCGATGAAAGGGGATGAGGAAAAGTGCCTGCAGGCGGGCTGTGATGCCTATCTGAGCAAGCCGATCGACCGAAAGAAGCTGGCCCAGATTCTCCGCCGGTATCTGGGAACGTCCGCAAAAGCTGAACTGCCCGTCGCCGCCGCCGCGGAAGCGGGACCGCCGAATTCTCCGCCTTCTTGTTGA
- a CDS encoding bile acid:sodium symporter family protein, protein MSGWMHKIVGVYTRLFAVWVILFGVLSYFFPQPLQIDKKYNMLFFAVTMFGIGAVLEPSDFRRIAARPGLVLLGTAAQFTLMPLGSFALAKLLRLPPELAVGLIIAGCAPGAMSSNVISYIAGADTAYSVSLTTVSTLLCPLVTPALTKWLAGAILPVSFWAMVSDIVWMVLVPLAAGFAVRYFFGAFVKTIQEIFPALSVTFIIFICSYVIANNHQRLLQVTGPALAAVCLLNLWGLTSGYQTGRLFGLPIAQRRTLSIEIGMQNAGLGTALALNQFGPQAAVPTAFFVFVCIISAAVLVEIWKNRPSVPSP, encoded by the coding sequence ATGAGCGGATGGATGCACAAAATCGTGGGGGTTTATACCCGGCTGTTTGCGGTCTGGGTGATTCTGTTTGGTGTGCTGTCGTATTTTTTCCCGCAGCCGCTGCAGATTGACAAGAAGTACAACATGCTCTTTTTCGCCGTCACGATGTTCGGAATCGGGGCGGTCCTGGAGCCGTCGGATTTTCGCCGGATAGCCGCCCGTCCGGGGCTGGTGCTGCTGGGTACGGCGGCCCAGTTTACCTTGATGCCGCTGGGGTCGTTTGCGCTGGCCAAGCTTCTTCGGCTGCCGCCGGAGCTGGCGGTAGGGCTGATTATCGCCGGCTGTGCGCCCGGGGCAATGTCCAGCAATGTCATCAGCTATATCGCCGGGGCCGATACGGCGTATTCGGTTTCGCTGACGACGGTTTCGACGCTGCTGTGTCCGCTGGTCACGCCGGCGCTGACGAAATGGCTGGCCGGGGCGATTCTGCCGGTGTCTTTTTGGGCGATGGTTTCGGACATTGTCTGGATGGTGCTGGTGCCGCTGGCGGCCGGGTTTGCCGTGCGGTATTTCTTCGGGGCGTTCGTCAAGACCATTCAAGAGATTTTCCCGGCCTTGTCGGTGACGTTTATTATTTTCATCTGCTCCTATGTGATTGCCAACAATCATCAGCGTCTGCTGCAGGTGACCGGTCCGGCGCTGGCAGCGGTGTGTCTTTTAAACCTGTGGGGACTGACGAGCGGCTATCAGACGGGGCGGCTGTTCGGCCTGCCCATTGCGCAGCGGCGGACGCTGAGTATCGAAATCGGGATGCAGAATGCCGGGCTGGGCACGGCGCTGGCGCTGAATCAGTTCGGGCCGCAGGCGGCTGTACCGACGGCCTTTTTTGTCTTTGTCTGCATCATCTCGGCGGCGGTTCTGGTGGAAATCTGGAAAAACAGGCCGTCGGTGCCTTCTCCGTAG
- a CDS encoding AraC family transcriptional regulator, with protein sequence MLKYLLDNLEINILNIELYRVHREWNHRNVNSPYSRIYLITDGEGTLRHHGRTYPLQSGFLYLIPAFTTVDMACPDTFEHYYIHLTTFLPDGVNLFALVDCEYQIEARKYGIGRWIFDRLLELNPGLELIERDANKPIYESVLRRSEELHQTKTAAELMETNALIRLILAAFLRTANPAGTDTALRGYSRFQRVLRHIHQNLHREITLAELAELAELSPAYFSHLFSRMMGAGPIEFVNRRKMEQAQRLLLGTSKPLKKIAAEVGFRDVFYFSRLFRKITGTAPGRYRRQHIAS encoded by the coding sequence ATGCTCAAGTATTTGCTGGACAATCTGGAAATCAACATCCTGAACATCGAACTGTACCGCGTGCATCGGGAATGGAACCACCGAAACGTAAACAGTCCCTATTCAAGGATTTATCTGATTACCGACGGCGAAGGCACCCTGCGGCACCACGGCCGAACCTACCCCCTCCAAAGCGGCTTTTTGTATCTGATTCCCGCCTTTACCACTGTGGACATGGCCTGTCCGGATACCTTCGAACACTATTACATCCACCTGACGACGTTTCTGCCGGACGGGGTGAACCTGTTTGCTTTGGTGGACTGCGAGTATCAGATTGAGGCCCGAAAGTACGGCATCGGACGCTGGATTTTCGACCGGCTGCTGGAGCTGAACCCGGGTCTGGAACTGATTGAACGGGACGCCAACAAGCCCATTTACGAATCCGTCCTGCGCCGCAGCGAAGAGCTCCACCAAACCAAGACGGCCGCCGAATTGATGGAAACCAACGCCCTGATTCGGCTGATTCTGGCCGCCTTTCTGCGAACCGCCAACCCCGCCGGCACCGATACCGCCCTGCGCGGCTACAGCCGATTTCAGCGGGTCCTGCGGCATATCCATCAGAATCTGCATCGAGAAATCACACTGGCGGAACTGGCGGAACTGGCTGAGCTCAGTCCGGCTTATTTTTCGCACCTGTTTTCCCGAATGATGGGGGCCGGCCCGATTGAGTTTGTCAATCGCCGCAAAATGGAACAGGCCCAGCGGCTCCTGCTGGGTACCTCCAAACCCCTGAAGAAAATCGCTGCGGAGGTGGGCTTTCGCGATGTTTTTTATTTCTCCCGCCTGTTTCGAAAAATCACCGGCACCGCTCCCGGCCGATACCGCAGACAGCACATCGCTTCCTGA
- a CDS encoding aldo/keto reductase, with product MNFDHIPQAVEPSKVPVRVLYTGAKIPAIGLGTFGSDRFSAEQVAQAVGEALAAGYRHIDCAAVYGNEKQIGRVLQYYFRSGRLKRSELWITSKLWNDMHQRVEEACRRSLEDLGLEYLDLYLVHWPFPNYHPPGCDVHSRSPDAKPYIHDNYMKTWRQMERLVEQGLVRHIGTSNMTIPKLKLLLRDARIKPVCNQMELHPHFQQPELFAFCVEHGIVPVGYCPLGSPARPDRDRTPDDTVVLEDPVLREIAARRGTTVAAVCIRWAIQRGQILIPFSLHHYADNLRAAVSEPLREEEMERIRRIDKNCRLIKGQVFLWKPNQSWEDLWDPTGEITPP from the coding sequence ATGAATTTTGACCATATCCCGCAGGCCGTTGAGCCCTCGAAGGTGCCGGTTCGGGTCTTGTACACGGGGGCGAAGATTCCGGCCATTGGGCTGGGCACGTTCGGGTCGGACCGCTTTTCCGCCGAGCAGGTGGCGCAGGCCGTCGGGGAAGCGCTGGCGGCGGGCTATCGTCATATTGATTGTGCGGCGGTGTACGGCAACGAAAAGCAGATTGGCCGGGTGCTGCAGTATTATTTCCGCAGCGGCCGGCTGAAACGAAGCGAGCTGTGGATTACTTCCAAACTCTGGAATGATATGCACCAGCGGGTCGAAGAGGCCTGCCGGCGCTCGCTGGAGGATTTGGGGCTGGAGTATCTGGATTTGTATCTGGTGCACTGGCCGTTTCCCAATTATCACCCGCCGGGATGCGATGTCCACTCGCGCAGTCCGGACGCCAAGCCGTATATTCACGACAATTATATGAAGACCTGGCGTCAGATGGAGCGGCTGGTGGAACAGGGGCTTGTACGGCATATCGGCACATCGAATATGACCATTCCCAAGCTCAAACTCCTGCTGCGGGATGCCCGCATCAAACCGGTCTGCAATCAGATGGAGCTGCATCCGCATTTCCAGCAGCCGGAGCTGTTTGCCTTCTGCGTGGAGCACGGCATTGTGCCGGTCGGGTATTGTCCGCTCGGCTCGCCCGCCCGTCCGGACCGGGACCGCACCCCCGACGATACGGTGGTGCTCGAGGACCCGGTGCTGCGGGAGATTGCTGCTCGGCGCGGAACGACCGTTGCCGCAGTGTGCATCCGCTGGGCGATTCAGCGGGGACAGATTCTAATTCCGTTCTCGCTGCATCACTATGCCGACAATCTCCGTGCGGCGGTCAGCGAGCCGCTCCGCGAAGAAGAGATGGAGCGGATTCGGCGGATTGACAAAAACTGCCGGCTGATTAAAGGGCAGGTCTTTCTGTGGAAGCCCAATCAGTCCTGGGAGGACCTGTGGGACCCGACGGGAGAGATTACGCCGCCGTAA
- a CDS encoding alpha-L-fucosidase, producing the protein MRKSVLSAVLAAAVLGGCAGRERVERMQTGPFEPTWESLSRYETPEWFRDAKFGIWAHWGPQCAPERGDWYARFMYMENAPSWAGDIFAYHRQRYGHPSQFGFKDVIHTWKAENWDPDKLLALYKRVGARYFVALANHHDNFDNWDSRYQPWNSVKVGPKKDLIAGWAEAARRHGLRFGVSVHASHAWTWYEPAQGADKTGPYAGVPYDGTLTKADGKGLWWEGLDPQDLYAQNHPRSADAEDPTAIHRQWEWGNGASIPDEAYCRKFYNRTLDLLNRYRPDLIYFDDTALPLYPVSDVGLRIAAHFYNSSIRWNKGKLEGVLNGKVLTPEQRRCMVWDIERGASPQIEPLPWQTCTCLGSWHYDRRIYEQRRYKSARTVVHMLVDIVSKNGNLLLSVPLRSDGSLDSEAERILQEIAAWMDVNGEAIYATRPWKVFGEGPAMKEAAPLQGPGFNEGRGRPLTAEDVRYTVSKDGRTLYVFLMGRPAAGQTVVLKTLRLNNPSGQGRVNLLGWTGSMDWSIDSAGRLTVNWPTVEPARPFDAYASVLKVSGFEMDIEEADAGEQL; encoded by the coding sequence ATGAGAAAATCGGTTCTGTCGGCAGTGCTGGCGGCGGCGGTGCTGGGGGGATGTGCCGGACGGGAACGGGTGGAGCGGATGCAGACCGGGCCGTTTGAGCCGACCTGGGAATCGCTGAGCCGTTATGAAACGCCGGAGTGGTTTCGGGATGCCAAGTTCGGCATCTGGGCGCACTGGGGGCCGCAGTGTGCTCCGGAGCGCGGCGACTGGTACGCACGGTTTATGTATATGGAAAACGCGCCGAGCTGGGCGGGCGATATTTTTGCCTATCATCGGCAGCGCTACGGCCATCCGTCGCAGTTCGGCTTTAAGGATGTGATTCATACCTGGAAGGCCGAAAACTGGGACCCGGACAAACTGCTGGCACTCTATAAGCGGGTCGGGGCACGCTATTTTGTCGCCCTGGCCAATCATCACGACAATTTCGACAACTGGGACAGCCGATACCAGCCGTGGAACTCGGTGAAGGTCGGCCCGAAGAAGGATTTGATAGCGGGCTGGGCGGAGGCGGCGCGCCGGCATGGGCTGCGCTTCGGCGTCAGCGTCCACGCCTCGCACGCCTGGACCTGGTATGAGCCGGCGCAGGGGGCGGACAAAACCGGACCCTATGCCGGTGTGCCGTATGACGGCACACTGACAAAGGCCGACGGCAAAGGGCTCTGGTGGGAAGGGCTGGACCCGCAGGATTTGTACGCCCAGAACCATCCGCGCAGTGCGGATGCGGAGGACCCGACGGCGATTCACCGCCAGTGGGAATGGGGAAACGGGGCCAGCATCCCGGATGAGGCGTACTGCCGCAAGTTTTACAACCGCACGCTCGATTTGCTCAACCGCTATCGGCCGGATTTGATTTATTTTGATGATACGGCCCTCCCGCTGTATCCGGTCAGCGATGTGGGACTTCGGATTGCCGCACACTTTTACAACAGCAGCATCCGCTGGAACAAAGGGAAGCTGGAGGGCGTGCTGAACGGCAAGGTGCTCACCCCCGAGCAGCGACGGTGTATGGTCTGGGATATTGAGCGCGGCGCCAGCCCGCAGATTGAGCCGCTGCCGTGGCAGACCTGCACGTGTCTGGGCAGCTGGCACTATGACCGGCGGATTTATGAGCAGCGCCGCTACAAAAGCGCCAGGACGGTCGTTCATATGCTGGTGGATATTGTCAGCAAAAACGGCAATCTGCTGCTCAGTGTTCCGCTTCGAAGCGACGGCTCGCTCGATTCAGAGGCAGAGCGGATTCTGCAGGAGATTGCGGCCTGGATGGATGTAAACGGGGAGGCGATTTACGCGACGCGTCCGTGGAAGGTCTTCGGCGAAGGACCGGCCATGAAGGAAGCAGCCCCGCTGCAGGGGCCCGGATTCAACGAGGGACGCGGCAGGCCGCTGACCGCCGAGGATGTCCGCTATACCGTCTCCAAAGACGGACGGACGCTGTATGTGTTTCTGATGGGAAGGCCCGCCGCCGGACAGACCGTTGTTCTGAAAACGCTGCGGCTGAACAATCCTTCCGGCCAGGGACGTGTGAACCTTTTGGGCTGGACGGGCTCGATGGACTGGAGCATCGACTCGGCGGGGCGATTGACCGTGAACTGGCCGACCGTGGAGCCGGCGCGTCCGTTTGACGCCTATGCCAGTGTGCTGAAAGTCAGCGGGTTCGAAATGGATATAGAGGAAGCGGATGCAGGGGAACAGTTATGA
- a CDS encoding zinc-binding dehydrogenase — translation MKGKMKGAILPGNSTVVLKEFDIPVPGHGEVLIRMKSSTICGSDIRCIYHEHLGKGPEGYQPGMIAGHEPAGQIVEAGPGCRRFKEGDRVIVYHISGCGLCNDCRRGYYISCTSPYRRAYGWQRDGGMAEYLLAEEKDLIALPDELSYSDGAQVACGFGTVYEGLEKIGVCGNDAVLITGLGPVGLASAMLARAMGAHKIIGIEVIPERLRIAEQLGLFDVLLPAGPDNVQQVRDLTGGHGVEKSVDCSANEAARLTCIQAARKWGKIVFLGEGGTCRFQPSPDIIHDQKTIYGSWVTCLWRMEELVERLVRWKLHPDRLITHRFALAQAAEAYALMASGRCGKVAVVFDEELK, via the coding sequence ATGAAAGGGAAAATGAAAGGGGCGATTCTGCCCGGCAACAGTACCGTCGTTCTCAAAGAGTTTGATATTCCGGTGCCCGGACACGGCGAGGTGCTGATTCGGATGAAATCTTCAACCATCTGCGGCTCGGATATCCGGTGCATTTATCACGAGCATCTGGGCAAAGGGCCGGAGGGGTATCAGCCCGGGATGATTGCCGGACACGAGCCCGCCGGACAGATTGTCGAGGCGGGACCGGGATGTCGGCGGTTCAAGGAGGGCGACCGGGTGATTGTCTATCACATCTCCGGCTGCGGACTGTGCAATGACTGCCGGCGCGGGTACTACATCTCCTGCACCAGCCCGTATCGGCGGGCGTACGGCTGGCAGCGGGACGGCGGAATGGCCGAGTATCTGCTGGCCGAAGAGAAAGACCTTATTGCGCTGCCGGATGAGCTGAGTTATTCGGACGGGGCCCAGGTGGCCTGCGGGTTCGGCACGGTCTATGAGGGGCTGGAGAAAATCGGCGTCTGCGGCAATGATGCGGTCCTGATTACCGGTCTGGGGCCGGTGGGACTGGCATCGGCGATGCTGGCCCGGGCGATGGGAGCCCACAAAATCATCGGGATTGAGGTCATTCCGGAACGGCTGCGGATTGCCGAACAGCTGGGGCTGTTTGATGTGCTGCTGCCGGCCGGGCCGGACAACGTGCAGCAGGTTCGCGACCTGACCGGCGGGCACGGGGTCGAGAAGTCTGTGGACTGTTCCGCAAATGAAGCGGCGCGGCTGACCTGCATTCAGGCGGCCCGCAAGTGGGGCAAGATTGTCTTTCTTGGTGAAGGCGGCACCTGCCGGTTCCAGCCCTCGCCGGATATTATTCACGACCAGAAAACGATTTATGGGTCGTGGGTGACGTGTCTGTGGCGGATGGAGGAGCTGGTGGAGCGTCTGGTCCGCTGGAAACTGCACCCTGATCGGCTGATAACTCACCGTTTTGCCTTGGCGCAGGCGGCGGAGGCCTATGCGCTGATGGCCTCCGGCCGCTGCGGCAAGGTCGCCGTGGTTTTTGACGAAGAGCTCAAATAA